Sequence from the Aquimarina sp. Aq107 genome:
GTAAATCAGGAGAGCTTGTTGTGATCCATGACGAAACCTTAGAGAGAACAACACATGGTAAAGGGAAAGTTTCGGAATTTACGTTACAGGAATTGAAAAAATATAGAACAAAAGAAGGGTATAGAATTCCAACACTTAATGAGGTGCTAGATTTTATAAACGCCAAATGTATACTTAATATTGAGCTAAAAGGAATTGGAACTGCTGGTCCAGTCATGGAGCTTTTAGAACGACGAATCAAAGATTCAGATTGGGATTATGATGATTTTATCTTGTCTAGTTTTGATCATTCTCAGCTGTTTCAGATAAAATCGAAAACTTCCAAGTTTAAATTAGGGGTTTTGACGGAAAAAAATATTCCATCAATACTTAAGGTTGCAGAAGTACTAGAAGCATTTTCTGTCCATCCACCAATACTTTCTTTACAAAAAGAAGAAGTCACTTCAGCAAAGAACAATGGGTTTAAAGTGTATACATGGACCGTAAATGATTCGTCTAAGATAAAGTCGTCAAAAACTTGGAAGGTTGATGGTATCATTACAGATTTCCCTAATTTTGCTTAATGCAATATGATTTCTTAATAATTGGTGGAGGTGCCGCAGGGTTTTTTACAGCTATAAATGTGGCAGAAAAGAATCCTAAGCTTAAGATAGGGATTCTAGAAAGAGGGAAAGAGGTCTTATCCAAAGTAAGAATTTCGGGAGGAGGGAGATGTAATGTTACTCATGCAGAGTTTGTTCCGGATGAATTAAGTAAGAATTACCCTAGAGGAGAGAAAGAACTTATAGGTCCTTTTCATACTTTTATGACTGGTGATACTATGGAATGGTTTAGTAGTCGTGGAGTAGAATTAAAAATAGAAGACGATGGAAGAATTTTTCCTGTTTCTGATTCTTCACAGACTATTATTGATTGCTTCCTTTCAGAAGCAAAAAAACTTGGTATTGAAGTTTTAAAAAATCATGTGGTCAAAAACTTTCATAAGGAAGAAGAAATTTGGAAGGTAATTACGAATCAAGGTGATTTTGAAGCTAAAAAATTAATGTTAGCTACCGGAAGCAATCCTAAGATATGGACAAAACTTAATGAGTTAGATCTTAAAACTATTGATGCCGTCCCATCATTATTTACATTTAATATAAAAGATAGTAGAATTAAAGAATTGCCAGGAATCGCTACAGAAGCTTCGGTTGCAGTAAAGAATTCCAAATTGACTAGTGATGGTCCTCTGCTTATTACGCATTGGGGTATGAGTGGTCCCGCTATACTTAAATTATCTGCTTGGGGCGCGGTAGAGTTGAATTCCTATCAATATAATTTTGAGATTATTGTTAATTGGCTACAGGATTATACTAAAGAAGAGGTGGTAGATATACTAAAGTCACTAAAAAATAAAAATCCTAAGCAACAGGTTTTTAAATATGCTCAATTTGAATTACCAAAAAGGTTATGGCAGAGCTTAGTTCTAGCGTCTGGGATACATAATACTACTCGATGGGCAGATATTAATAAATCTCAATTATTTAAATTATCAGAAGAATTGACTCAAGGAATTTTTAAGGTCAAAGGGAAGAGTACCTTTAAAGAAGAGTTTGTTACTGCTGGAGGAATTGATCTTAAGGAGATTAATTTTAAAACTTTTGAAAGTAAGAAATATAAGAATCTATACTTCGCCGGAGAAATATTAAATATTGACGCAATTACAGGAGGGTTTAATTTTCAGAATGCCTGGACAGGTGCGTATATTGCTGCTCAAGCTATTATATCTTAAATATGAATACATATATAGTCTTATTGAGAGGAATTAATGTTGGAGGTCATAAAAAGATTAAAATGGCCGATCTTAAACAACTTTTTTTAAGCTTAGAATTTACCTCGGTGGTTACATATATCCAAAGTGGTAATGTTTCTGTTCAACATAGTTCAGAAGATATTCGATCGTTAGAAATGAGAATTAGAGTTGGTATTGAGGAGCGGTTTGGTTTTGATGTCCCTGTTTTGATGATTACTTATGAAAAATTAGATAAGATACTTAAGAATAATCCATTTATTGATAAAATAAAAGATGATGAGCTTGAAAGTAAAAAAATGTATTTTATGTTACTATATGATCATCCGGATATAAAAGTTGCGGAAGAACTGTCTTTAGTTTCTTTTGCTCCAGAAGAGTTTAGTATAACCAAAGATGTAGTCTATTTATTCGCTGCAAATGGTTATGGTAAAACAAAGCTTCATAGTAATTTCTTTGAAAAGAAACTAAAGTGTCAAGCTACAGCTAGAAACCTTAAAACAATGAATAAATTATTGGAATTAAGTTCTTTACCTAAATAGGTTGTATAAATACTTCTCGGAAATCTGTGTAAATTTTCGTATATTAAAAAGGTTTAACCATTACCTTATACACTATGAAAAAAATTACACTAATACTTATTATCGTTTTTATCTATAATAACGCATATGTTGCTCATGCGAATGACAAAGAACCTATAAAAAAATTATTGATGGATTATATCAATAAGATTAATGATTTAGAAAGAGGAGCAAAAAAAAATAGTGTTTTATATCTATTTGATGAGAAATATAGTGGAAATACAGTTTATGTTAATCTATCAGGAGCTTTGGTCAGAAAAGATTATGATAAAAAGAATATTTCTTCGCAATTGGATGATATCATTAATGATGATAATTATAGTTTTAAACTTACACTAGATAAAGTTGTTTTTCAAAACCAAAAAGAGAATGCAGGAATCATTTCTGCAGTGGTTAATTTTGAGTCATTTATAGATAAGAAATTAGCAGAGAGGGGAACCATGTTGATGGACTTGGTGGGTGTAAAGGTTAATGAGAGGTGGAGGATTGTTCAAAATAATATGGTGAGGGTTTCAGAAGCAAAAGATATAGGAGAGTGTGTTTGTTATATGTATGGAAATGGAGACACTAAATTTGTTACAGAAGTTTATTTTCCTGCAGGATTAGAATACGATCAAAAATTGGAGTCTTTTCAGATTACTAAAAAGGATGGAGTAAGAGTTATTAAATCGCATAGTGATGAATTTTCTTGGAAAGGAAACGGAGGTGTCTATTATAAAGGTAAATCTATAGGAAAGACAAAAGAGCCCAAAAAAGCCATACAAGCAGCGGTCAAAAAATTATATAAAGATTCCTGCGTAGATGTAATATTTAATTAGGCTAGCTCAAATATAATACAACAATAATAAAAGTATCCTATCGATATATGTCTGTAGGATACTTTTATTATTGTTGTATTTTTTAAAATTAATCTCTAAGAAACCCTTTCCAGGATATTTCTATTGCTTGATTAATATGTTTATCTAATAATTTCACTTTTTCATTTTCGTGAATTTTTACTAGGGATACGACATTTCCAAAAAACAATTCTTCCATAACCATGGAGTTATATGATTTGAATACTTTTTGCCGAATACCTGATTTAAAATAATTCTCGATCTCCCCGTAATATTGTCTCGCTTTATCTTTTAAGGATTGAGGGATTTCTGGAGATCTTGCAATCTGTTCAGAAAACACAAAAGCTAATGGGTTGTTCACGAAATAATGAAATAGATTAAGCCACATAATTGAAAACTGCTTTTTAATATCGTCCTCAGGGACATTACGCATAACAACAGTTCCAAAATCTTGAGTAAGCATTAAATAGAGTTCTGTAATAATTTCCTCTTTATTCTTAAAATGGTGATATACAGTTCCATTGGCAACACCAGATTCTTTAATAATTTGCGAAAGAGAAGTTGCCCGTATTCCTTGTTTTGTGATTAATTCTAAAGTTGTCTGTAAGACAATTGACTTTTTGTTCATAAAAATTTTTATTCCTTCATTCTTGGTTTAGTTAAGTTGCCAAATAGCAAAATTCAATGCAGTTGCATAAGCAACCCATATCAAGTAAGGGATAAGTAGGTAAGCGGCTGTTGAGTTAACAACTTTAAACCACCTGATTGTAAACAATAAAAGGATAAACAGGGCAAGTATATCCACAAGTGCAATCAATGGATTACGTAATCCAAAGAAAAAAATGGACCACGCAGCATTGAGTAAAAGTTGAAACCCAAAATGATATAACGCAGTTTTTACCCATTTATGATAAAAACCTTTACTCCAAACAATTCCGGCAGCAATTCCCATCATAATATATAGGACTGTCCATACTGGAGCAAAGAGCCAATTTGGGGGCGTAAAGGAAGGTTTTTGCAGTCCTGGATACCAAGTGGTAATCGATGTTTGCGTAGCAATACTACTCAAAAAACCAATTACTAAGCATAACAAAACGGCAATACCAATACGCAGTATTTTTTTTTTCATTCGAATTAGTTAGTTAAATACTAAAATAGCAATTTATTTTTACTAGCTTACTTTTAAAAGCATATAACAACTTATCTTTGCCAAAATTATTTTTTACGTTATGGGTGATTATAGTCAGTTTGTCACTAAAATATCTTCTGTAGTTCTTGATAAAGGATCTATTTCTTGTACATCACCGAGTAATATTGCCTTAGTGAAATATTGGGGAAAACGACCAGTGCAATTACCAGAAAATCCTTCTATAAGTTTTACGTTAGATACTTGTAAAACGAAGACTGTATTAAGATATGAAAAGTTAGAAAGTATTTCTGAAAATTTCCAGTTTGAATTATTTTTTGAGGGAAAACCCAAGCCAGATTTTAAACCAAAAATTCAAAGTTTTTTTCAAAGAATAATTACTTATGTTCCCTTTCTTAAACAGTATAAATTTATAATAGAAACGAGTAATACATTTCCTCATAGTAGTGGAATAGCTTCTTCTGCAAGTGGGATGAGTGCTTTGGCATATTGTTTAATGCAGTTAGAAAAGCAGTTAAACCCTGAAATGACTAAAGAAGAGTTTGTTCAGAAAACTTCCTTTTTATCTAGATTAGGTTCAGGAAGTGCTAGTAGAAGTATAGAAGGGCCGATTACAGTTTGGGGAGCGCATAAAAATGTAGAAGGAAGTAATGATGCATATGCGGTAAAATTTCCTTACACTATTCACCAAAATTTTAAGAATTATCAAGATACTATTCTTCTTGTCGATAAAGGAGAAAAACAAGTGAGTAGTTCTGTCGGTCATGATTTAATGCACGGTCACCCTTTTTCGTCTGAAAGATTTAAGCAAGCAAACGAAAATATTGATAAACTTAAAAGTATTTTAATTTCTGGAGACTTGGATAAGTTTATTGAAGTAGTGGAAAATGAAGCATTGACCTTGCATGCAATGATGATGACTTCTTTACCTTATTTTATTCTTATGAAACCTAATACATTGTCTGTTATTAATAGGATTTGGGAATATAGAAAAGAGACAGGATCTAAAATTTGTTTTACTTTAGATGCTGGAGCTAATGTTCATATATTATATCCAGATTCGGAGAAGGAACAGGTAATTGACTTCATTAAGAGAGAGTTAGTTGTATATTGTGAGAAAGGACAGTATATTTGCGACAAAATAGGATTAGGTGCTAAATTGTTGTAACTTTATCCTAATTAGTTAGACAAATTGGATAAAAGGAATACGAACAGATGAAAGGACCACTTTTTTACTCTAAGATATTATTGTTTGGAGAATATGGGATAATTAAAGACTCGAAAGGACTTTCTATACCCTATAACTTCTTCAAAGGAGCTTTAAAAGTATCAGATAATCCTGATGAACAAGCAACTAAATCCAATAAAAGTTTAATTGATTTCACTAGTTATTTAGAGAGTGTTCAAGATAAAAATATCGTAGAATTCGATTTAGAAAGATTGAAAAACGATGTAGCATCTGGGATGTATTTTGATAGTAGTATTCCTCAAGGATATGGAGTGGGTAGTAGTGGGGCACTTGTAGCAGCAATTTATGATAAATACGCTACGGATAAGATTACGGTTTTAGAAAACCTTACTCGTGATAAATTGCTAAGATTGAAAGAGATTTTCGGACTCATGGAGTCGTTTTTTTCATGGAAGTAGTTCTGGTTTGGATCCTTTAAACAGTTATTTAAGTCTTCCAATTCTAATTAATTCTAAAGATAATATAGAACCGGCAGGAATTCCGTCGCAAAGTGTGGATCATAAAAAGGGAGCTGTATTTTTATTGGATAGTGGTATTGTAGGGGAAACTGCTCCTATGGTAAGCATTTTTATGGAAAGCATGAAGCAAGAGGGATTTCGATCAATGCTTAAGAATCAGTTTGTTAAGCATACTGATGCTTGTGTTGATGACTTTTTAAAAGGAGATATAAAATCATTGTTTTCTAATATTAAACAGTTGTCTAATGTTGTATTAGATAATTTTAAACCAATGATTCCTAAGCAGTTTCATGCATTATGGAAAAACGGGATAGAAACTAATGATTATTATCTTAAATTATGTGGTTCTGGAGGCGGCGGTTATATATTAGGTTTTACCCAAGATTTTAACAAAGCCCAAACTGCGCTAAAAGATTATAAATTAGAAGTGGTATACAACTTTTAATAGAACTACAGTAGGATGTTTTCTAGAAAAAATAAACTCATCCTACTCAAATTATTGAGCCTATTTTCTATTGTTAGAGGATACAATGTACTCATTATTGTTTTAGCTCAATATCTTACTTCGATTTTTATTCTAGCCCCTCACATCCCTTTAAGAGATGTGCTTTTTGATGCAGATTTGTTTGTTATCGTTTTAGCGTCTGCAGGGGTAATTGCAGCAGGATATATTATCAATAATTTTTATGACAGGGAAAAGGATCTTATAAATAGACCTCAGAAAACAATGTTAGATCGTTTAGTAAGTCAACGAACTAAATTAACAGGATATTTTGTGCTTAACTTTCTTTCAGTAATATTAGCCAGTTATGTTTCTTTTAAAGCGGTATTGTTTTTTTCTTTGTACGTCTTTGGGATATGGTTGTATTCTCATAAGCTAAAAAGAATGCCTTTTCTAGGTAATTTCGTAGCATCTACGTTGTCAATTACTCCTTTCTTTGCTGTTTTCATTTATTATAAAAATTTTGATGAAGTGATTTTTGTTCACGCTACCTTTTTGTTTTTGATGCTGGTGATGAGAGAAATGGTGAAAGATCTAGGAAATCTTAGAGGCGATGTAGCTCAAAATTATAAAACGATTCCAATTATTTATGGAGAATCAGCTTCGAAAAAAATGATTAGTTTATTAGTGTTAGCTTCGTGTCTGCCTATTTATTTACTACTTACAAAGTATGAAGTAGGCTACATGTATCTTTACTTTTATGTTTGTCTAACATTATTGTTGTTATTTCTGATAGCGTTATGGAAATCAGATGGAAGAACACATTATGTATGGTTACACAATATTTTAAAATTAATCATTGTATCTGGAGTATTTAGTATTGTACTAATTGATGTTAATATGATACTGGATAGACTGCTTTGGTAATAAAAAAGCAGCTATATCATTCAGACATAACTGCTCTTTTAAACAAGGTTTGTTTTAGTAAGTTTTAAGCTTCAGGGTTTAATACTTTTAGCTTAATCTTAAATACTTTGTTGCCAGTTTTGATGGCGTCAGTGTTAACTTTTTTGTAATTTAATCTAGACTTTACGTACTGTTCTATTGCCTGCTTTTCTGAATCTACTGTAAGGATTACAATTTCTCCTTTAGCATTTAAGATAAACTCAATGTTAGCTTTAATTTCGTTACTCTCTAATCTAATTTCTGGTCTGTCTAATAAAAGAGCAATTTCATTTCTTAGTTTTTGCTCTGAAGTTTCTTTAGTGTTTTTGTCATTAGCAAAAATTTGAGTTGTTGCTAAAATGGCTACTACTAATACAATTAATTTTTTCATTTTTTACGTGTTTTTATTTGAGTTATAAAATTTTACTTGTTTTAATTTTACAAGACAAATGTAGAACCGATACGTAATTATTTTTGAGTTTATATTTTATTAGAATGTATTGCTAAGTTTACCTTTGCGTAAAAAAGAGAACGTTTTAACATAAATTGAACTTTGAATAATATATACTTTTTATAAGTTTACTTTGGGAGTATTTAGGAGGATTGATTTTTTTGATGTTAAATTCTCAAGTCTTAATCTTATTGCGATACGAATAATTGAATTTTTGGATCTGTTTTAATGTTACCATAATGTTAAGTGATGGTTTAACCGTAAAGCGATTGTTTAGGTTTAAGTGTTTGAAAATCAATTTTTTAAATGTTAATTATTCGTTAACTAAACTCTTAAGGATTTGTGAATAATAACTATAAATCTGGATAAATTTAAAAATCAATTTTAGACATTCTTTATGAAGGATCAATTACTTACTGTGGCTTTAGCTCAGATATCGCCAGTTTGGTTGGATAAAAGTGCTACACTAGAAAAAATAAAAAAATCAATTATTGAAGCGGCACAAAAAAATGCAGAGCTTATTGTTTTTGGAGAAACTTTACTGCCTGGATATCCTTTTTGGGTTTCACTAACCGATGGAGTTCAGTTCGACAATAAGATCCAGAAAGAAATTCATGCTCATTATGCTCAGAATGCAGTAGTTATAGAGCGAGGAGATTTAGACGGAATTTGCGATTTAGCAAAAGAGAATAATATAGCAATCTATTTAGGTGTTATCGAACGACCATTGGATAGAGGAGGTCATAGTTTATATGCATCTTTAGTTTATATAAATGGGGATGGAGAAATTAAATCTGTACATCGTAAGTTGCAACCAACCTATGAAGAAAGATTGACTTGGGCTCCAGGAGATGGCAACGGGCTTCGGGTACATTCGCTTAAAGCATTTACGGTGGGAGGTTTAAATTGTTGGGAGAACTGGATGCCATTACCTAGGGTAGCATTATATGGACAAGGAGAAAACCTACATATTGCTGTTTGGCCGGGAAGTGATTATAATACTAAAGACATTACTCGTTTTATAGCAAGAGAATCAAGGTCTTATGTTATTTCTGTATCTAGTTTAATGCGAAAAGAGGATTTTCCTTCTACGACACCACATTTAGATGAAATTTTGAAAAAAGCACCTGACGTTTTAGGTAATGGTGGTTCCTGTATTGCTGGACCAGATGGAGAGTGGATTTTGGAACCTATACTTCATAAAGAAGGCTTGTTAATAGAAACTTTAGACTTTAATCGTGTATTGCAAGAACGCCAGAATTTTGATCCTGTAGGACATTACTCCCGACCAGATGTAACGCAGCTTAATGTAAATAGAGAGCGTCAAAGTACTGTTTGGTTTGGTGAAGAATAGTTGTCATTTCTAAAAACGAAACAACTATCTTTGCAAAAAATGTAAGATATGAGTCGTGGTGATAATTCCAATAGAGGAAAAGGAAGTGGAAGACAAGGTGGAAAACCTAATAGAAAATCATATAGTAAAGGTAAGGCTCCCATAAAGGGCAATAATAATTCACCTAAGAAGATTTCTGATCCCGATCAAATTCGATTAAATAAGTTTGTCGCTAATTCTGGAGTTTGCTCTAGAAGAGATGCCGATTTGTATATACAAACAGGAAGTGTTTGGGTAAACGGGAAACCAGTTACCGAAATGGGATATAAGGTTAAATTAACAGATGAGGTTAAGTTTGATGGTCGATTAATCACACCAGAAAGAAAAGAATATGTGTTGCTTAATAAGCCTAAAGGTTTTGTGACTTCTACAAGTCCGGAGAAAACAAGAACAGTAATGGATTTAGTTGCTAATGCATCCAAGGCAAGATTAAAACCAGTAGGTAGATTAGAACGAAATACTACAGGTTTGTTACTTTTTACTAATGATGTAGATTTAGAAAAGAAGTTAACTCATCATAAAACGGGAGTTCGCAAAATTTTTCATGTAGAGTTGGATCGTAATCTAAAGTTCGAGGATTTTCAGAAGATAGAAAAAGGTGTGCGATTAGAAGAAGGTTTTATTTCGGTAGATGAGATATCTTATATAGAAGGAGCTGCTAAAAATGAAATTGGGATACAATTAATGTCTTCAAAAAACGGTATCGTAACTAAACTTTTCGAACATCTTAATTACGGTGTTGTAAAACTAGATAGAGTTATTTTTGCTGGATTAACTAAAAAAGATCTGCCTAGAGGTCACTGGCGAATACTTACAGAACAAGAGGTGATTAATATGAAAATGATGTAGAATTTTTTTATTTTCGCGGAGTATACATTTATGAAGATATATTCTGCACTTAAAATAGGTAACTTTCACACAAATTATTGCGAAGATTTTTTAATAAAAGAACAGCTTAGTTCAAATCGATTTATGATTGCTGTGATGGACGGTTGTACTATGGGAAAAGAATCTGTATTCGCATCAATTCTTATAGGAAAAATTCTTAGAAATGTAGCTAAAGAGAAGTTTTATACGGATTTTATAGAAAGTGATTCTTCTGAGTTAGTTTTATGTTTAAAAGAAATCCTTCAAAAACTGTTTAATCAGCTTAAAGTGTTTAAAAATAGTTTAGGTATCGAAACAGAAGAATTATTATCAACCTTAATTATTGGAATAGTTGATAAAAAGACTTCTACTGGTGAGTTTTTGACAATTGGAGATGGTTTAATTTGTTTTGATAATAATGTTATCGAATATGAACAAAATGATAAACCAGATTATTTGGGATATCATTTAAATGAAGATTTTAATTCTTGGTATTTATTACAAAAACAAAGACTATCTATAAAATCCTTTAGAGATTTGTCTATCTGTACAGATGGTATTTTTTCTTTTAAAAATTTTAAAAACAAAAAACATCAGAAAAAAGAAATGGAGATTATTCAGTTTTTATTGAAAGATAAGACAGGAATTGAATATGACTACTTTCTAGAAAAGAAAATTCAAGATTTAGAAATTAGAATGGACCAAATTCTAACAGATGATCTTGCTATTATTAGAATTATTGTATGATTAATACCTATCCAACAATTCCTTTAACTCGTCATAATATTGTTTAGAAAGATAAATACCATTATGACCTGCCCCCTTAATAAGTGTAAGTTCAATTTTATCCGGATATAATTGTTTTAATCGTTTAGAATGTTCTTCTGGTTTAATCAAAAAGTCTTTGGAACCATGAAAAACACGAATAGGGCAATTGACTTCTCCTAAAAACTTATACGACGGGATTTCGTAATTAATTAATGATTGTGGAACAGGTGCTATATTTGCTATGAATTCATTCCAGGCGTAATATGGCGCTTCTAAAATAAGAAGTTTAGGATTATTTTTTGCTGCAGTATATGATGCAAATCCAGTCCCTATGGAATACCCTAATACAATAACGTCTTTTTCGTCATAACGAGTTAGGGCATAATCGTATATTTTTTGAGCATCATGATAGAGTTCGGATTCTTCTTCATAGAAACTGTCGCTTTTACCATATCCTCTATAGTCTACGAATAAAACATCAAATTTATTTTCTGTATATAAATACGCTCGCTCTCCCCATTCATGAATAGCTCCTGCATTACCATGAAAATATAATATTAACCCTTTGCTAATAGAATCTGTTTTAAATAACAATGCATTTAGATTGATATTCTCTTCTACAGCTATGTTGATCTCTTCAAATGGCTGATCAAAGGAATACGAATAATCTTTGTCTAATACTTTTGGGTTAAAAAAGAAACGTTCTTGTTTTACATATAAAAAGATATATATAAAGAGAATCAAAATAATAATGACTCCTACAAATCGTAATAATCTACGTCCTATTTTTCTAAAATTAATTTTCAAGATATTGTTGCGTGTTTTTTAGTACAAAAAGGGTTTTTGTCAACTCTGTAAAAAGTGCAATACCTTCTTCTTTTTTATTAAAAAGCTTGATAGTATTCGCCCCAAATAATTCTAATATTTTATCATTTGATAAAGAGTTAAAATTGATAAAGAAAGTATCTCCAGAATGATGTTCAATTTCGAAGACTCCCGAATCTATTTTTTTAGAATCTTTAAATAAAGTAAATTGATTTTGCGTAATTTTAAGCTGATAATCACAATCTAATCTAGTTGAATTAGATTCGCAAAAATGTCTATCCGTTCTATATTTACATAGATCCCAGTTATTTTGTAATAATTCTGTGATAGTTGTAGTATCTTGAGAAAACGAAAAGCTACTAATAAATACTGTTATAAGTAGAAAGTGTAGTTTGTTATTTAGTTTAAAACTCAAGTATAGATAGATTTTAATGAAATTTTTGAAGTGTTTTTTAATACTTCAAAAATAAAAATACCAAATACAATACTATATTCCAGAGCAACAAACCATAAATTTTCTTTAAAATCAGGGTTGATATACGCCGTGTAGCTACATATAATAAGAAATGACCACCAAATAGGAAATCTATAGTTAGTGAATATACAAAGTGATAAAGGAACTGCTATATACCATGGATGAACGGTAGTCGATAAAAAATAGTAACTACAAATACCAATAACCATAACGGTAATTAATTCTGATGTCTTTTTGTTCTTTCTAAAAAATGTGAGAATTAATAGAATTCCAATAACGATTAATGGTAATATCTTTCCTACCGTGCCAATTATATTCCAACCAATGGTTTGATATCCAATCCAACGAATAATGTAATAGATACTCGCATTAAATTCAAAGTTCTGAAACCAAAGGCTAATGGTTTTGCTAAAGTTTGCTATGAACTCTGCAGATAAAAAAGGAGTAAATAGAAGTACAGTAGTTATAATAACAATACTATAAAAACCCACAAGTTTGAAAAAACGATATTTAAGTTTAGATGTATTAAATCCTGTTACGAATTTTTGAAAAAACAGTGGTAAAAACAGTAAAGGGATTAATTTCACAGATACAGAAAATGCCAGTGCCATTGCTGCCCAATACCAATATCCCTTTTGCAATAAATACAAAGACCAAATAATAAAGAATATCATAACTGCCTCAAAATGTAAGTTTCCGGCGAGTTCAATAATAACGAAAGGGTTTAAGATATACCAAAAGATTCTATGCTCTGGTATATGCAACATTTGCAATAACTTTCTCCCAAAGAAAAAAGTGCCAATATCTGCCAAAATGATTAATAATCTCAAAACAATTGCTGCGCCTAGAATGCTGTTTCCAGAAAAAAGACCCGCGATAACATAACAAAATTGACTTAAAGGAGGGTAATTTGTATAATGACTGCCATTAAGAGTGCCCATTCCATTATATAATTTTTGTGCTTGAGCAATTGGGGCATTACCTTCTGCAATCCATGTTTCTGGTAAGGATAGATAAGGGTTAAATCCTTCCAATAACATTCTGCCATCCCAAATAAATCTATAAAAATCTTGAGATAGATTAGGTATTGCAAAAAGAAATAATATTCTAAAAGCTAAAGCAATACCTGCTAATAGTTTAATGTTACTAGAATTAATTTTAATGATTCTATAGGAAATAAAAAATAAACCAACCCATAAGGCAGACATTTTTACGAAATCAATGCGTTCTAATTGATAAGCAAAACTCCAATAAAATATGGTACAAATTAATATTAGTAATATGGAAAACTTATTGTATTTCCATAATTCGTTCATTATAATTTAGAAGTAACTGATTTAAAGAATACAAATCCAAATCCAAGAAA
This genomic interval carries:
- a CDS encoding glycerophosphodiester phosphodiesterase family protein; protein product: MKIIGHRGAAGLVAENTVESIAEAFKYDVKGIEIDIHKCKSGELVVIHDETLERTTHGKGKVSEFTLQELKKYRTKEGYRIPTLNEVLDFINAKCILNIELKGIGTAGPVMELLERRIKDSDWDYDDFILSSFDHSQLFQIKSKTSKFKLGVLTEKNIPSILKVAEVLEAFSVHPPILSLQKEEVTSAKNNGFKVYTWTVNDSSKIKSSKTWKVDGIITDFPNFA
- a CDS encoding DUF1697 domain-containing protein, with amino-acid sequence MNTYIVLLRGINVGGHKKIKMADLKQLFLSLEFTSVVTYIQSGNVSVQHSSEDIRSLEMRIRVGIEERFGFDVPVLMITYEKLDKILKNNPFIDKIKDDELESKKMYFMLLYDHPDIKVAEELSLVSFAPEEFSITKDVVYLFAANGYGKTKLHSNFFEKKLKCQATARNLKTMNKLLELSSLPK
- a CDS encoding diphosphomevalonate/mevalonate 3,5-bisphosphate decarboxylase family protein; translation: MGDYSQFVTKISSVVLDKGSISCTSPSNIALVKYWGKRPVQLPENPSISFTLDTCKTKTVLRYEKLESISENFQFELFFEGKPKPDFKPKIQSFFQRIITYVPFLKQYKFIIETSNTFPHSSGIASSASGMSALAYCLMQLEKQLNPEMTKEEFVQKTSFLSRLGSGSASRSIEGPITVWGAHKNVEGSNDAYAVKFPYTIHQNFKNYQDTILLVDKGEKQVSSSVGHDLMHGHPFSSERFKQANENIDKLKSILISGDLDKFIEVVENEALTLHAMMMTSLPYFILMKPNTLSVINRIWEYRKETGSKICFTLDAGANVHILYPDSEKEQVIDFIKRELVVYCEKGQYICDKIGLGAKLL
- a CDS encoding TspO/MBR family protein, which produces MKKKILRIGIAVLLCLVIGFLSSIATQTSITTWYPGLQKPSFTPPNWLFAPVWTVLYIMMGIAAGIVWSKGFYHKWVKTALYHFGFQLLLNAAWSIFFFGLRNPLIALVDILALFILLLFTIRWFKVVNSTAAYLLIPYLIWVAYATALNFAIWQLN
- a CDS encoding NAD(P)/FAD-dependent oxidoreductase; amino-acid sequence: MQYDFLIIGGGAAGFFTAINVAEKNPKLKIGILERGKEVLSKVRISGGGRCNVTHAEFVPDELSKNYPRGEKELIGPFHTFMTGDTMEWFSSRGVELKIEDDGRIFPVSDSSQTIIDCFLSEAKKLGIEVLKNHVVKNFHKEEEIWKVITNQGDFEAKKLMLATGSNPKIWTKLNELDLKTIDAVPSLFTFNIKDSRIKELPGIATEASVAVKNSKLTSDGPLLITHWGMSGPAILKLSAWGAVELNSYQYNFEIIVNWLQDYTKEEVVDILKSLKNKNPKQQVFKYAQFELPKRLWQSLVLASGIHNTTRWADINKSQLFKLSEELTQGIFKVKGKSTFKEEFVTAGGIDLKEINFKTFESKKYKNLYFAGEILNIDAITGGFNFQNAWTGAYIAAQAIIS
- a CDS encoding TetR/AcrR family transcriptional regulator codes for the protein MNKKSIVLQTTLELITKQGIRATSLSQIIKESGVANGTVYHHFKNKEEIITELYLMLTQDFGTVVMRNVPEDDIKKQFSIMWLNLFHYFVNNPLAFVFSEQIARSPEIPQSLKDKARQYYGEIENYFKSGIRQKVFKSYNSMVMEELFFGNVVSLVKIHENEKVKLLDKHINQAIEISWKGFLRD
- a CDS encoding geranylgeranylglycerol-phosphate geranylgeranyltransferase, which encodes MFSRKNKLILLKLLSLFSIVRGYNVLIIVLAQYLTSIFILAPHIPLRDVLFDADLFVIVLASAGVIAAGYIINNFYDREKDLINRPQKTMLDRLVSQRTKLTGYFVLNFLSVILASYVSFKAVLFFSLYVFGIWLYSHKLKRMPFLGNFVASTLSITPFFAVFIYYKNFDEVIFVHATFLFLMLVMREMVKDLGNLRGDVAQNYKTIPIIYGESASKKMISLLVLASCLPIYLLLTKYEVGYMYLYFYVCLTLLLLFLIALWKSDGRTHYVWLHNILKLIIVSGVFSIVLIDVNMILDRLLW